Proteins co-encoded in one Malus sylvestris chromosome 7, drMalSylv7.2, whole genome shotgun sequence genomic window:
- the LOC126628374 gene encoding putative disease resistance protein RGA1 isoform X5 — translation MAEGVLFNIVERIIVRLGNHAFQKIGSIWGVQDELNKLKETVVRFQAVLLDAEQKQANNSEVKLWLESVEDAVYEADDVMDEFNTEVQRRLVIHGNTKLSKKVRLFCSSSNQLVFGLEMSHKIRDINKRLSEVSSRRPNGLNDNREDTRFILRERVGHSFVPKENIIGRDEDKKALIRLLLDPISTENVSTISIVGFGGLGKTALAQLIFNDEVIQNHFELKIWTCVSNVFELDIVVKKILQSEHNGIEQLQNDLRNKVDGKKYLLVLDDVWNEDRKKWLSLKNLLMGGGEGSRILITTRSKTVTTISDTAKSYTLKGLNEEQSWSLFKKMAYKDGKEPENSRIKEVGIEVARKCQGVPLAIRTIGGMLFTNDDETDWLNFKEKKLSKINQEEDDILPTLKLSYDVLPSHLKHCFAYCSLFPPDYEISVQRLIRLWVAQGFIKSSDENEGLEDVAYKYYRELLCRSFFQEEKIDEFGIIESCKMHDLMNELAILVSGAGSAVVDLNQKNFHESINFQVDPSKWEVPTSLLNAKKIRTLLFPCHKSYWTDTGKSLYDSFCATFVPNFKSLRMLSLYGITTLPKCLKQLKHLRYLELIGNDHMERLPDWIVELLNLETLDLRDCEELVELPRDIKKMINLRHLILEGCWGLTRMPRGIGELKGVRTLNRFVLSESNCLGRGGSAGLAELGTLNELRGKLLIKNLRHVVSESNVGTPLKDKQHLHLLDLRWKYEDVKGVDEEDIIKSMEVLQPHSNLKQLSVEYYGGVRFASWFSSLINIVNLELYECERCQHLPPLHHLPSLKSLHLVGLEKLEYILLSEKESSNSMSDEMMRISFFPSLEYLIIEGCPVLKGWWRAHTHNSASSSSTENLSLPSFPSLSALTIWNCPNLTSMPLYPNVVKIALTGSSWKVVDSLFVRGASDITHDVGVDVSASSSSPPLSKLTYMWLQEIEDLEFIPSEGMGNQTSLQELVIDHCPNLAALPEGIANLTSLQSLRIEDCPNLAALPEGIANLTSLQSLSIGNFPNLAALPEWIANLTSLQSLSIGNFPNLAALPEGIANLTSLQSLSIDNFPNLAALPEEISNLTSLRRLHITHCSNLASLPEGICGLPCLNGLYIVDCPMLLQRYKKETGEDWRKIAHIPYVDIY, via the exons ATGGCAGAAGGAGTTCTCTTTAATATTGTGGAACGGATCATTGTAAGGCTTGGCAACCATGCTTTCCAAAAGATTGGATCGATTTGGGGTGTCCAAGATGAGCTCAATAAGCTTAAGGAGACCGTTGTCAGATTCCAAGCTGTTCTTCTAGACGCTGAGCAAAAGCAAGCCAACAACAGTGAAGTCAAACTATGGCTCGAAAGCGTAGAAGACGCAGTTTATGAAGCCGATGATGTGATGGATGAGTTTAATACTGAAGTTCAGCGAAGACTAGTTATACATGGCAATACTAAGCTGTCAAAGAAG GTGCGCCTTTTCTGTTCTAGCTCAAATCAACTTGTTTTTGGGTTAGAGATGAGTCATAAGATAAGAGATATTAACAAGAGGCTTAGTGAGGTTTCATCCCGTAGACCCAATGGCTTAAACGATAATCGTGAAGATACAAGATTTATATTGAGAGAGAGGGTCGGTCACTCGTTTGTCCCTAAGGAAAATATTATAGGGAGAGATGAAGATAAAAAGGCACTTATCCGACTTTTGTTGGATCCCATCTCAACTGAGAATGTGTCAACCATTTCCATAGTTGGATTTGGAGGATTGGGGAAAACTGCACTTGCCCAACTCATATTCAACGATGAGgtgattcaaaatcattttgAGTTGAAAATTTGGACATGTGTCTCTAATGTATTTGAGTTGGATATAGTTGTTAAGAAAATCCTTCAATCCGAGCATAATGGGATAGAGCAGTTGCAAAATGATCTTAGAAATAAAGTAGACGGGAAGAAGTACCTACTTGTGTTGGATGATGTGTGGAATGAGGATCGAAAGAAGTGGCTTAGCTTGAAGAACTTGTTAATGGGTGGTGGAGAAGGTAGTAGAATACTAATAACCACTCGTAGTAAAACCGTTACAACGATATCAGACACAGCTAAATCATACACCTTAAAGGGGTTGAATGAAGAGCAAAGTTGGTCTTTATTTAAGAAAATGGCTTATAAAGATGGAAAGGAGCCAGAGAATTCAAGAATTAAGGAAGTTGGGATAGAGGTTGCAAGAAAATGTCAGGGAGTTCCACTCGCTATAAGGACGATAGGTGGGATGTTGTTCACCAATGATGACGAAACAGATTGGTTGaatttcaaagaaaagaaactttCAAAAATAAATCAAGAAGAAGATGATATTTTACCAACACTTAAATTGAGTTACGATGTGCTCCCATCACATTTGAAGCATTGTTTTGCTTATTGTAGCTTGTTCCCACCTGATTATGAGATATCTGTACAGAGATTGATTAGACTTTGGGTGGCGCAAGGGTTCATTAAGTCATCCGATGAAAACGAGGGTTTGGAGGATGTTGCATATAAATATTACAGGGAATTGTTGTGCAGATCGTtttttcaagaagaaaaaatagatgAGTTTGGTATAATAGAAAGTTGTAAAATGCACGATCTCATGAATGAACTCGCAATCTTAGTGTCGGGGGCCGGAAGTGCCGTAGTTGATTTGAACCAAAAGAATTTTCATGAATCTATCAATTTTCAAGTTGATCCTTCGAAATGGGAAGTGCCAACTTCCTTGCTAAATGCTAAAAAGATACGAACTCTTCTTTTTCCTTGTCACAAAAGTTATTGGACAGATACAGGTAAGTCATTATATGATTCATTTTGTGCTACATTTGTTCCAAATTTTAAGTCATTACGGATGTTGAGTCTATATGGAATTACAACATTACCCAAGTGTCTTAAACAACTGAAGCATTTGAGATATCTTGAACTTATTGGTAATGATCACATGGAGAGACTTCCAGATTGGATAGTTGAACTGTTGAATTTGGAAACACTAGATCTCAGAGACTGTGAGGAACTTGTGGAATTGCCTAGAGAcattaaaaaaatgatcaaCTTAAGGCATCTCATTTTGGAAGGCTGTTGGGGATTGACTAGAATGCCACGTGGAATTGGTGAATTGAAAGGTGTTCGTACATTGAATAGATTTGTTTTGAGTGAAAGCAATTGTTTGGGGAGGGGCGGTAGTGCTGGTCTTGCTGAGCTGGGGACCCTTAACGAATTAAGGGGAAAGTTACTCATAAAGAATTTGAGGCATGTGGTGTCAGAATCAAATGTTGGTACACCTCTCAAGGACAAACAGCATCTCCATTTGTTGGATTTAAGGTGGAAATATGAAGATGTAAAGGGAGTTGATGAGGAGGATATTATAAAGTCAATGGAAGTATTGCAACCCCATTCTAATCTAAAGCAGTTGTCTGTAGAGTATTATGGTGGTGTGAGGTTTGCGAGTTGgttttcttctctcattaatattgttaatctcgaattgtatgaatgtgagaGATGCCAACATCTTCCACCCTTGCATCATTTGCCTTCCCTTAAGTCTCTTCATCTTGTGGGGTTGGAGAAGTTGGAGTACATATTACTatcagagaaagagagcagtaaTAGTATGAGTGATGAGATGatgaggatctcattctttccCTCCCTGGAGTACCTCATCATAGAAGGTTGCCCTGTTCTGAAGGGATGGTGGAGGGCGCACACTCATAACagtgcttcttcttcatcaacggAAAACCTGTCGTTGCCTtcttttccctctctttctGCATTGACCATCTGGAATTGTCCTAATCTAACTTCCATGCCTCTGTATCCAAATGTGGTTAAAATAGCACTCACTGGGAGCAGCTGGAAGGTTGTTGATTCCTTGTTTGTTAGAGGAGCATCTGATATTACACATGATGTTGGTGTTGATGTTTCtgcctcttcttcttcccctcctCTCTCCAAATTAACATATATGTGGCTCCAAGAAATTGAGGATTTGGAATTTATACCGTCGGAAGGGATGGGCAATCAGACGTCACTTCAGGAGCTTGTAATTGACCATTGCCCAAATTTGGCAGCACTACCAGAAGGGATCGCCAACCTCACATCACTCCAATCGCTTAGGATTGAAGATTGCCCAAATTTGGCAGCACTACCAGAAGGGATCGCCAACCTCACatcactccaatcactttccatTGGAAATTTCCCAAATTTGGCAGCACTACCAGAATGGATCGCCAAC CTCACATCACTCCAATCGCTTTCCATTGGAAATTTCCCAAATTTGGCTGCACTACCGGAAGGGATCGCCAAC CTCACATCACTACAATCGCTTTCCATTGATAATTTCCCAAATTTGGCAGCACTACCGGAAGAAATAAGCAATCTCACGTCACTTCGGCGTCTTCACATTACTCATTGCTCTAATTTGGCATCACTGCCAGAAGGGATTTGTGGACTCCCCTGTTTAAATGGATTGTACATTGTTGATTGCCCCATGTTACTCCAAAGATACAAGAAAGAAACAGGTGAGGACTGGCGCAAGATTGCTCACATCCCATACGTTGATATTTATTAA
- the LOC126628374 gene encoding putative disease resistance protein RGA3 isoform X12, translated as MAEGVLFNIVERIIVRLGNHAFQKIGSIWGVQDELNKLKETVVRFQAVLLDAEQKQANNSEVKLWLESVEDAVYEADDVMDEFNTEVQRRLVIHGNTKLSKKVRLFCSSSNQLVFGLEMSHKIRDINKRLSEVSSRRPNGLNDNREDTRFILRERVGHSFVPKENIIGRDEDKKALIRLLLDPISTENVSTISIVGFGGLGKTALAQLIFNDEVIQNHFELKIWTCVSNVFELDIVVKKILQSEHNGIEQLQNDLRNKVDGKKYLLVLDDVWNEDRKKWLSLKNLLMGGGEGSRILITTRSKTVTTISDTAKSYTLKGLNEEQSWSLFKKMAYKDGKEPENSRIKEVGIEVARKCQGVPLAIRTIGGMLFTNDDETDWLNFKEKKLSKINQEEDDILPTLKLSYDVLPSHLKHCFAYCSLFPPDYEISVQRLIRLWVAQGFIKSSDENEGLEDVAYKYYRELLCRSFFQEEKIDEFGIIESCKMHDLMNELAILVSGAGSAVVDLNQKNFHESINFQVDPSKWEVPTSLLNAKKIRTLLFPCHKSYWTDTGKSLYDSFCATFVPNFKSLRMLSLYGITTLPKCLKQLKHLRYLELIGNDHMERLPDWIVELLNLETLDLRDCEELVELPRDIKKMINLRHLILEGCWGLTRMPRGIGELKGVRTLNRFVLSESNCLGRGGSAGLAELGTLNELRGKLLIKNLRHVVSESNVGTPLKDKQHLHLLDLRWKYEDVKGVDEEDIIKSMEVLQPHSNLKQLSVEYYGGVRFASWFSSLINIVNLELYECERCQHLPPLHHLPSLKSLHLVGLEKLEYILLSEKESSNSMSDEMMRISFFPSLEYLIIEGCPVLKGWWRAHTHNSASSSSTENLSLPSFPSLSALTIWNCPNLTSMPLYPNVVKIALTGSSWKVVDSLFVRGASDITHDVGVDVSASSSSPPLSKLTYMWLQEIEDLEFIPSEGMGNQTSLQELVIDHCPNLAALPEGIANLTSLQSLSIGNFPNLAALPEGIANLTSLQSLSIDNFPNLAALPEEISNLTSLRRLHITHCSNLASLPEGICGLPCLNGLYIVDCPMLLQRYKKETGEDWRKIAHIPYVDIY; from the exons ATGGCAGAAGGAGTTCTCTTTAATATTGTGGAACGGATCATTGTAAGGCTTGGCAACCATGCTTTCCAAAAGATTGGATCGATTTGGGGTGTCCAAGATGAGCTCAATAAGCTTAAGGAGACCGTTGTCAGATTCCAAGCTGTTCTTCTAGACGCTGAGCAAAAGCAAGCCAACAACAGTGAAGTCAAACTATGGCTCGAAAGCGTAGAAGACGCAGTTTATGAAGCCGATGATGTGATGGATGAGTTTAATACTGAAGTTCAGCGAAGACTAGTTATACATGGCAATACTAAGCTGTCAAAGAAG GTGCGCCTTTTCTGTTCTAGCTCAAATCAACTTGTTTTTGGGTTAGAGATGAGTCATAAGATAAGAGATATTAACAAGAGGCTTAGTGAGGTTTCATCCCGTAGACCCAATGGCTTAAACGATAATCGTGAAGATACAAGATTTATATTGAGAGAGAGGGTCGGTCACTCGTTTGTCCCTAAGGAAAATATTATAGGGAGAGATGAAGATAAAAAGGCACTTATCCGACTTTTGTTGGATCCCATCTCAACTGAGAATGTGTCAACCATTTCCATAGTTGGATTTGGAGGATTGGGGAAAACTGCACTTGCCCAACTCATATTCAACGATGAGgtgattcaaaatcattttgAGTTGAAAATTTGGACATGTGTCTCTAATGTATTTGAGTTGGATATAGTTGTTAAGAAAATCCTTCAATCCGAGCATAATGGGATAGAGCAGTTGCAAAATGATCTTAGAAATAAAGTAGACGGGAAGAAGTACCTACTTGTGTTGGATGATGTGTGGAATGAGGATCGAAAGAAGTGGCTTAGCTTGAAGAACTTGTTAATGGGTGGTGGAGAAGGTAGTAGAATACTAATAACCACTCGTAGTAAAACCGTTACAACGATATCAGACACAGCTAAATCATACACCTTAAAGGGGTTGAATGAAGAGCAAAGTTGGTCTTTATTTAAGAAAATGGCTTATAAAGATGGAAAGGAGCCAGAGAATTCAAGAATTAAGGAAGTTGGGATAGAGGTTGCAAGAAAATGTCAGGGAGTTCCACTCGCTATAAGGACGATAGGTGGGATGTTGTTCACCAATGATGACGAAACAGATTGGTTGaatttcaaagaaaagaaactttCAAAAATAAATCAAGAAGAAGATGATATTTTACCAACACTTAAATTGAGTTACGATGTGCTCCCATCACATTTGAAGCATTGTTTTGCTTATTGTAGCTTGTTCCCACCTGATTATGAGATATCTGTACAGAGATTGATTAGACTTTGGGTGGCGCAAGGGTTCATTAAGTCATCCGATGAAAACGAGGGTTTGGAGGATGTTGCATATAAATATTACAGGGAATTGTTGTGCAGATCGTtttttcaagaagaaaaaatagatgAGTTTGGTATAATAGAAAGTTGTAAAATGCACGATCTCATGAATGAACTCGCAATCTTAGTGTCGGGGGCCGGAAGTGCCGTAGTTGATTTGAACCAAAAGAATTTTCATGAATCTATCAATTTTCAAGTTGATCCTTCGAAATGGGAAGTGCCAACTTCCTTGCTAAATGCTAAAAAGATACGAACTCTTCTTTTTCCTTGTCACAAAAGTTATTGGACAGATACAGGTAAGTCATTATATGATTCATTTTGTGCTACATTTGTTCCAAATTTTAAGTCATTACGGATGTTGAGTCTATATGGAATTACAACATTACCCAAGTGTCTTAAACAACTGAAGCATTTGAGATATCTTGAACTTATTGGTAATGATCACATGGAGAGACTTCCAGATTGGATAGTTGAACTGTTGAATTTGGAAACACTAGATCTCAGAGACTGTGAGGAACTTGTGGAATTGCCTAGAGAcattaaaaaaatgatcaaCTTAAGGCATCTCATTTTGGAAGGCTGTTGGGGATTGACTAGAATGCCACGTGGAATTGGTGAATTGAAAGGTGTTCGTACATTGAATAGATTTGTTTTGAGTGAAAGCAATTGTTTGGGGAGGGGCGGTAGTGCTGGTCTTGCTGAGCTGGGGACCCTTAACGAATTAAGGGGAAAGTTACTCATAAAGAATTTGAGGCATGTGGTGTCAGAATCAAATGTTGGTACACCTCTCAAGGACAAACAGCATCTCCATTTGTTGGATTTAAGGTGGAAATATGAAGATGTAAAGGGAGTTGATGAGGAGGATATTATAAAGTCAATGGAAGTATTGCAACCCCATTCTAATCTAAAGCAGTTGTCTGTAGAGTATTATGGTGGTGTGAGGTTTGCGAGTTGgttttcttctctcattaatattgttaatctcgaattgtatgaatgtgagaGATGCCAACATCTTCCACCCTTGCATCATTTGCCTTCCCTTAAGTCTCTTCATCTTGTGGGGTTGGAGAAGTTGGAGTACATATTACTatcagagaaagagagcagtaaTAGTATGAGTGATGAGATGatgaggatctcattctttccCTCCCTGGAGTACCTCATCATAGAAGGTTGCCCTGTTCTGAAGGGATGGTGGAGGGCGCACACTCATAACagtgcttcttcttcatcaacggAAAACCTGTCGTTGCCTtcttttccctctctttctGCATTGACCATCTGGAATTGTCCTAATCTAACTTCCATGCCTCTGTATCCAAATGTGGTTAAAATAGCACTCACTGGGAGCAGCTGGAAGGTTGTTGATTCCTTGTTTGTTAGAGGAGCATCTGATATTACACATGATGTTGGTGTTGATGTTTCtgcctcttcttcttcccctcctCTCTCCAAATTAACATATATGTGGCTCCAAGAAATTGAGGATTTGGAATTTATACCGTCGGAAGGGATGGGCAATCAGACGTCACTTCAGGAGCTTGTAATTGACCATTGCCCAAATTTGGCAGCACTACCAGAAGGGATCGCCAAC CTCACATCACTCCAATCGCTTTCCATTGGAAATTTCCCAAATTTGGCTGCACTACCGGAAGGGATCGCCAAC CTCACATCACTACAATCGCTTTCCATTGATAATTTCCCAAATTTGGCAGCACTACCGGAAGAAATAAGCAATCTCACGTCACTTCGGCGTCTTCACATTACTCATTGCTCTAATTTGGCATCACTGCCAGAAGGGATTTGTGGACTCCCCTGTTTAAATGGATTGTACATTGTTGATTGCCCCATGTTACTCCAAAGATACAAGAAAGAAACAGGTGAGGACTGGCGCAAGATTGCTCACATCCCATACGTTGATATTTATTAA
- the LOC126628374 gene encoding putative disease resistance protein RGA1 isoform X10 gives MAEGVLFNIVERIIVRLGNHAFQKIGSIWGVQDELNKLKETVVRFQAVLLDAEQKQANNSEVKLWLESVEDAVYEADDVMDEFNTEVQRRLVIHGNTKLSKKVRLFCSSSNQLVFGLEMSHKIRDINKRLSEVSSRRPNGLNDNREDTRFILRERVGHSFVPKENIIGRDEDKKALIRLLLDPISTENVSTISIVGFGGLGKTALAQLIFNDEVIQNHFELKIWTCVSNVFELDIVVKKILQSEHNGIEQLQNDLRNKVDGKKYLLVLDDVWNEDRKKWLSLKNLLMGGGEGSRILITTRSKTVTTISDTAKSYTLKGLNEEQSWSLFKKMAYKDGKEPENSRIKEVGIEVARKCQGVPLAIRTIGGMLFTNDDETDWLNFKEKKLSKINQEEDDILPTLKLSYDVLPSHLKHCFAYCSLFPPDYEISVQRLIRLWVAQGFIKSSDENEGLEDVAYKYYRELLCRSFFQEEKIDEFGIIESCKMHDLMNELAILVSGAGSAVVDLNQKNFHESINFQVDPSKWEVPTSLLNAKKIRTLLFPCHKSYWTDTGKSLYDSFCATFVPNFKSLRMLSLYGITTLPKCLKQLKHLRYLELIGNDHMERLPDWIVELLNLETLDLRDCEELVELPRDIKKMINLRHLILEGCWGLTRMPRGIGELKGVRTLNRFVLSESNCLGRGGSAGLAELGTLNELRGKLLIKNLRHVVSESNVGTPLKDKQHLHLLDLRWKYEDVKGVDEEDIIKSMEVLQPHSNLKQLSVEYYGGVRFASWFSSLINIVNLELYECERCQHLPPLHHLPSLKSLHLVGLEKLEYILLSEKESSNSMSDEMMRISFFPSLEYLIIEGCPVLKGWWRAHTHNSASSSSTENLSLPSFPSLSALTIWNCPNLTSMPLYPNVVKIALTGSSWKVVDSLFVRGASDITHDVGVDVSASSSSPPLSKLTYMWLQEIEDLEFIPSEGMGNQTSLQELVIDHCPNLAALPEGIANLTSLQSLRIEDCPNLAALPEGIANLTSLQSLSIGNFPNLAALPEGIANLTSLQSLSIDNFPNLAALPEEISNLTSLRRLHITHCSNLASLPEGICGLPCLNGLYIVDCPMLLQRYKKETGEDWRKIAHIPYVDIY, from the exons ATGGCAGAAGGAGTTCTCTTTAATATTGTGGAACGGATCATTGTAAGGCTTGGCAACCATGCTTTCCAAAAGATTGGATCGATTTGGGGTGTCCAAGATGAGCTCAATAAGCTTAAGGAGACCGTTGTCAGATTCCAAGCTGTTCTTCTAGACGCTGAGCAAAAGCAAGCCAACAACAGTGAAGTCAAACTATGGCTCGAAAGCGTAGAAGACGCAGTTTATGAAGCCGATGATGTGATGGATGAGTTTAATACTGAAGTTCAGCGAAGACTAGTTATACATGGCAATACTAAGCTGTCAAAGAAG GTGCGCCTTTTCTGTTCTAGCTCAAATCAACTTGTTTTTGGGTTAGAGATGAGTCATAAGATAAGAGATATTAACAAGAGGCTTAGTGAGGTTTCATCCCGTAGACCCAATGGCTTAAACGATAATCGTGAAGATACAAGATTTATATTGAGAGAGAGGGTCGGTCACTCGTTTGTCCCTAAGGAAAATATTATAGGGAGAGATGAAGATAAAAAGGCACTTATCCGACTTTTGTTGGATCCCATCTCAACTGAGAATGTGTCAACCATTTCCATAGTTGGATTTGGAGGATTGGGGAAAACTGCACTTGCCCAACTCATATTCAACGATGAGgtgattcaaaatcattttgAGTTGAAAATTTGGACATGTGTCTCTAATGTATTTGAGTTGGATATAGTTGTTAAGAAAATCCTTCAATCCGAGCATAATGGGATAGAGCAGTTGCAAAATGATCTTAGAAATAAAGTAGACGGGAAGAAGTACCTACTTGTGTTGGATGATGTGTGGAATGAGGATCGAAAGAAGTGGCTTAGCTTGAAGAACTTGTTAATGGGTGGTGGAGAAGGTAGTAGAATACTAATAACCACTCGTAGTAAAACCGTTACAACGATATCAGACACAGCTAAATCATACACCTTAAAGGGGTTGAATGAAGAGCAAAGTTGGTCTTTATTTAAGAAAATGGCTTATAAAGATGGAAAGGAGCCAGAGAATTCAAGAATTAAGGAAGTTGGGATAGAGGTTGCAAGAAAATGTCAGGGAGTTCCACTCGCTATAAGGACGATAGGTGGGATGTTGTTCACCAATGATGACGAAACAGATTGGTTGaatttcaaagaaaagaaactttCAAAAATAAATCAAGAAGAAGATGATATTTTACCAACACTTAAATTGAGTTACGATGTGCTCCCATCACATTTGAAGCATTGTTTTGCTTATTGTAGCTTGTTCCCACCTGATTATGAGATATCTGTACAGAGATTGATTAGACTTTGGGTGGCGCAAGGGTTCATTAAGTCATCCGATGAAAACGAGGGTTTGGAGGATGTTGCATATAAATATTACAGGGAATTGTTGTGCAGATCGTtttttcaagaagaaaaaatagatgAGTTTGGTATAATAGAAAGTTGTAAAATGCACGATCTCATGAATGAACTCGCAATCTTAGTGTCGGGGGCCGGAAGTGCCGTAGTTGATTTGAACCAAAAGAATTTTCATGAATCTATCAATTTTCAAGTTGATCCTTCGAAATGGGAAGTGCCAACTTCCTTGCTAAATGCTAAAAAGATACGAACTCTTCTTTTTCCTTGTCACAAAAGTTATTGGACAGATACAGGTAAGTCATTATATGATTCATTTTGTGCTACATTTGTTCCAAATTTTAAGTCATTACGGATGTTGAGTCTATATGGAATTACAACATTACCCAAGTGTCTTAAACAACTGAAGCATTTGAGATATCTTGAACTTATTGGTAATGATCACATGGAGAGACTTCCAGATTGGATAGTTGAACTGTTGAATTTGGAAACACTAGATCTCAGAGACTGTGAGGAACTTGTGGAATTGCCTAGAGAcattaaaaaaatgatcaaCTTAAGGCATCTCATTTTGGAAGGCTGTTGGGGATTGACTAGAATGCCACGTGGAATTGGTGAATTGAAAGGTGTTCGTACATTGAATAGATTTGTTTTGAGTGAAAGCAATTGTTTGGGGAGGGGCGGTAGTGCTGGTCTTGCTGAGCTGGGGACCCTTAACGAATTAAGGGGAAAGTTACTCATAAAGAATTTGAGGCATGTGGTGTCAGAATCAAATGTTGGTACACCTCTCAAGGACAAACAGCATCTCCATTTGTTGGATTTAAGGTGGAAATATGAAGATGTAAAGGGAGTTGATGAGGAGGATATTATAAAGTCAATGGAAGTATTGCAACCCCATTCTAATCTAAAGCAGTTGTCTGTAGAGTATTATGGTGGTGTGAGGTTTGCGAGTTGgttttcttctctcattaatattgttaatctcgaattgtatgaatgtgagaGATGCCAACATCTTCCACCCTTGCATCATTTGCCTTCCCTTAAGTCTCTTCATCTTGTGGGGTTGGAGAAGTTGGAGTACATATTACTatcagagaaagagagcagtaaTAGTATGAGTGATGAGATGatgaggatctcattctttccCTCCCTGGAGTACCTCATCATAGAAGGTTGCCCTGTTCTGAAGGGATGGTGGAGGGCGCACACTCATAACagtgcttcttcttcatcaacggAAAACCTGTCGTTGCCTtcttttccctctctttctGCATTGACCATCTGGAATTGTCCTAATCTAACTTCCATGCCTCTGTATCCAAATGTGGTTAAAATAGCACTCACTGGGAGCAGCTGGAAGGTTGTTGATTCCTTGTTTGTTAGAGGAGCATCTGATATTACACATGATGTTGGTGTTGATGTTTCtgcctcttcttcttcccctcctCTCTCCAAATTAACATATATGTGGCTCCAAGAAATTGAGGATTTGGAATTTATACCGTCGGAAGGGATGGGCAATCAGACGTCACTTCAGGAGCTTGTAATTGACCATTGCCCAAATTTGGCAGCACTACCAGAAGGGATCGCCAACCTCACATCACTCCAATCGCTTAGGATTGAAGATTGCCCAAATTTGGCAGCACTACCAGAAGGGATCGCCAAC CTCACATCACTCCAATCGCTTTCCATTGGAAATTTCCCAAATTTGGCTGCACTACCGGAAGGGATCGCCAAC CTCACATCACTACAATCGCTTTCCATTGATAATTTCCCAAATTTGGCAGCACTACCGGAAGAAATAAGCAATCTCACGTCACTTCGGCGTCTTCACATTACTCATTGCTCTAATTTGGCATCACTGCCAGAAGGGATTTGTGGACTCCCCTGTTTAAATGGATTGTACATTGTTGATTGCCCCATGTTACTCCAAAGATACAAGAAAGAAACAGGTGAGGACTGGCGCAAGATTGCTCACATCCCATACGTTGATATTTATTAA